The Daphnia carinata strain CSIRO-1 chromosome 1, CSIRO_AGI_Dcar_HiC_V3, whole genome shotgun sequence sequence AAAAATCAGTTAGTTACGAGTACTACAACTGTACCAATAATTATTATCATTCCTTATTTAAAATACACGTTTACCTTTAGCTGAGTGTGTTTCATTAGTAACCGGTGAAACTACTTGATCGGCTACGTTAGAAGCTGTTGAATAAGAAGAGCAACAGGTTGTAGATTTGATAACGTAACGTAACAATATACTCACAAAAGTTGATGAGATGCATGACAGTGTGCAAACCACTGAATAAGACTATTACAAAGCCACAGAGTTTGTGTAGGTAAACATGCTGATCAAGTGGTAGAAAAATAGCCATCCTAGATTGCCTCAACCACGTGATACAATGGTGCAACATGAGGACGACAACGAAGGCgcaattgaaattcaacaCCTGGCCTATTTCACACCACACTACAATAAGTACAATGCTCAAAGTTACGTGAAACAAGTTGCCTACTTACCGCAAGCTCTTGCGACCATGTAGGGAAGGTTTTCATTCCTGTACTTAAAGGCGCGAGTGGTAAACAATACGAGATTTACGAAGATGTATGCACCGAGGAAGGACATGAACGCAGCCTTATTTCGAATGTAAGACCGGATTACATTAGAAGACCATCGCGTCTTCCTGCTCCTTTGCGTGCTTGATGGCAGCAAAAATCGCTCTAAGCTTAAACAATCAATTTATAAATAGAGTGACGAAAACAAAGAGGAAATAGAACGTATCGATACCTGAAAGAAAGCTCGTCTATAAGTCCTGGATGTTTCTCTAACTGAGCCTTTAGATGTTCAAACTCAAGCCCATTACTAGCGCTGGGCGTATTGCTATTCACAGAGTCTACAGCGTCTTCGTAGAGGGCTAAAGCAAGCTGATCGAGCTGTTCTTCgctaaaattcattttgttttcttctgtgCAAGCCTTCAAGACTGCTTTCAAGTCATGCAGTTGGATCAGTCCGTCACCTATAATAAACTAGTTTTTAGAATTGTTTTGCAGGTGGCGATTTGTTACTATAAAATATTGCCATCTCGATCGTAGATTTGGAAGAGGAAACGGACCCTATCTTCGACTGATTGACTGCACAACTGCTCTAGCCCTAGTCTCAATTCAGACGTCGAGATACCATTGGAACCGTCTTTATCCAAGATGTGGAACACACGCTCAGCGAAGAACGCCTGATGGATAAGATAAACTTCTTGAGAGAGACAAACACAAGGATCAAATACTAATCCAGCTCACGTCTTTTGATGGGATTAACTTCTTGAATTCTTCAATGGTAAGCTCTGTTCTTCCATTGACATTGCTGAAGAGTTCCTCGATACTTTCAAATCTCACTTTTCTGAGATTTCTACTTTTTGGTCTTATAAAAACATGATTTAAAACGTTCATTAATCGAATGTGCAGCGTTGTTCTTCACCATATGTAGACATCGTTGAGCCTTATAGTTGTTCACTTACCTTGGCAAGGATAAATCCATGATGAAAACTACTATGCACTCAACGGAAACACTTCCGGACCGATCAACGTCGATTAATTTGAAAAGCTTGGAAAGAAGCTGGAATGGTTTTTACGTTAACAAGTTAAGAAGCATTCAAAATGAGCAGTAAATCCTTTACCTTTTGGGTTTGGAATACCCGAGAAAAGAGCTGGATATCCAAATCGGCTTCCCCTGCTATAACATAGACTAACGTATCAACCAAGTGTACGAAATCTTGGCCTTCTCTCCTAAAGTTTATGCAGCGCATTAGCCTAAATAcaattgcttttttattttggaagaTTATAGCATTTTACCCCAGTTTTTCGTTGAGGAAATCGACGAAATGCGACTGAACCAGCTTTCCCTTTGATTTGTCATCAAACAGTTGGAAAAGCAGTTGATGCATCTCCttgcaaacaaaaagcaaatgaaatgaaaccaTAGCGCCTAGACATAAGAAATACCTACATATTTCGCGAATAATTCGCAAAAGCTATCCTTTGTAAATTTTGCATTGCGCTTCGTAGCCGCACGTGAGCACATAGATTGCAGATTTGCCAAGGCTTGCGGTCGATTATTGGTTCTGGGCGACAGTCGGCCACTTGCTGATGATGGAGAATCAAGACATGATGATGACGCGTTGCTATTCCTAACGATGTTGAGCGATTGATCGGAGCCATTGACTTGAAATCTCCATTGGATTTTAGGGGTTCCAACCACGCCTTTTTGATCACCCACATTCTGCAACATTAGAAATATAAAGTATTGGCATGGAAagtagaaaaaggaaataattttctgcaaaaaagTTTTAGCGAATGCGTTATGTGACATCGCTCGAACGTAAACAATGGAGAAAATAGTATTCGTACTCAAACGGATTCGTCAAGAATAAGGTCACATGTATAAACGTCCTAAATTTCGAAAGACAAACATAATCTGTGACCTTCTGAGCTttcaaaaagataaaacaTGACTTACATGTCACATAAATAAGGAACAAGTTCGTCCTAGGTAACCCATAATTCATGTTTCCCAATCTGCTCAACATTGAAAACCCCCTTCGTTATCTAGGAAGTTGTGTAGAATCGTGCAAACTCAGTCCACGTTTATTTGTTTCGGGATAAAGTTCGTCAAATGGGACGCGTTGGCGTTACAACAACATGATGGCGCGGATACACGCTAGGGCAAATTAAATGGTAGACAAAGAAACTAGACCTGCACTTTCATTGCAGCTTAAAAATAAGTTATATTTGAAATGTTCGAATTTTTCGCTGTTCACTAACTTAAAGAGTATTTTTAAATTACGAGTTACGTTTAATGGGACATATACTAAACGTGTAATGTCCGCGGCACACAGCAAATCCCTTATCATTGGCCAAATTTCGTACAGTAATGGCttaataaattaaaaataataataataaatttttatgtcTTACCAATTGTAAGTTACTGGGTCTAGGCCTGGAGGACGATGCCATCGTTTATCAAGATGCTTTTAAGATGCTAGAAGATAGCtctgaaaatgaatttgacCCGTTTTGTCCACAACTACTCATCGACTCAAAGGTAATGCCAACTTTAAAAaagttttccttctttttacaCGTCGTTATCAACACAATTAAAAGACGATTTGTAGATTACTTTACCGAGTACCAATGCACTTCTAAATGCCCAAATAGCTTTTTATGTTGTGCACCATCGCACCTTTTACCAGCCTCCCCATGATTGTCAGTTGTCATTGTCCTTTCAGGTAGCAAAGTAGGAAAGCTGATATAGACTGATATCTTGATTATTACGTGATGAAAGAGGACGTACGTATCCggaaaaatcaataaaaactgTCACCAAAATTACCGAACACTATCCGTCTAAGGTTGCGACATTCACGCGGCACTCTCCTTACCGCTCAACGAAAATTGCTTTTATTGTAATTATTCCTTAATAGAGGGGATAATAATTTCCCAAGCAAAGGGCAAACTTGTGCGGGATATTCCACAGCGATAACGAACTGATTGACACTGATCAATTTTCACTTACATGTGTGATGCGTCAAGACAAAATGATAAACTATGTAACATCAGTCGAGATCCGAATACTAAATGCAGAAAAATGGAATATCCAATGACGCAGACCAACCATTTGCTCTTAAATGTTCTGATAAGACAAATATGCGCATAGACACGTACGGAAAATGTAGAAGGGACGGTGAGCTGACTTGCGCAAACCCTGTAAAGGATTCTACATGTGTTCGTGATGTCGGTTGTGTGCGCTTTCTAGACTCTGGTACgatcacgttttttttaacacagtTGCATCAGCGAGGTAATCCTTCGCTATATAATCTTGTGCATCAGAAGTACGTGACAATTTGATGATTTTTCAACGCACGTTATCTAATTTGTGGTTTGGCTTGGCGAACACCTCGATCAAAACGCCTCAGGCGGAATTGCTCAATCCTTCTTATGTGGTTCATGCAGAGAACTAAGCTTTATCAGAATCACTGAAATATTTTACATCGTTAAATTCATTGTTCCATGGATTGTTGTAAACGTATACAGTCACGATCGCTAACCCATAAGCAATAAAGCAATTGTTCAGAACCTGCCTGTTAAAATCTAATTACGAACTTAATGACTCTAAGGGTACCAAGGAAATTCATAACAACCACCGTATCTTGATGTAATGTACGTAATCAAAAGGGCACAACATAGCACGGCATGGCAAACGAAACGTATTTCATTGATGAGAACCTTCCCAACAAGTTAGAAGATTTCCTTGCGGAAATCGAAGCCAAAGTCATTGCATTTCTTAGTCAGTTCTTTGGCCAACTGAGGAGGACCACAATAGAATACGGTTACCTTCCCTTTATCTTCGtcaagaattttttgaaaaactttatCCCAATTCGGTCTGCCAGCGTTCGTGCGAGTTTTCAATCCGGTCACCAAATCCCGTTTTTCCTGTTAAATCAAAGGGCAATAAAACACTGTTAAATAAAACTAATGTCTAATACTACCTTAGCGTAGAGCAAATCAAAGGCCATTTGCAATCCAACAGCTTTCATGTCAGTCTTTTTCAGCGCGCTTGTGATGTACATGTGTAAATTGAGGAAACGATCGAGTACGCCCCCAACATCTGTCTGTTCCATCTCCAATTGCGATAACATGTCAACAAACCACTCGAAACTACGTTGGTCACGGTTGATCCAGAAGAAATCGACCTGACGATAAACGATCGGTATGTGTTTAAGATTTGAATTGTAATTTGCATTCCTTTCGTCAGATTACCTTTCTAAGATTCATAATGGAATCGGGCATCTGTGGCGCCCACGAGTGTTGGCAATTGGGACATTGTTGCAGAATGGCATAATAACGATGCATGATTGAATGCAAAATGCTAGCGAAAGGTGTCACTCCAATACCAGCGGCAATCAGAACGGCCCGTTCGGCACGGAAGATGTGACTGGAGGGTGCTCCATATGGTCCATCAATAAATACCTAAGAAATGCGGATACTTGAATATTAAGAGTGCCAAAGATGCAATGAAATGGCTAATAGAAAGTACCGGTAATGGATAATAGATACGACCGGCTTCCCCAATTTTGGGCAGACGtcttttcacaatttttttgcctttctcttCCTCGTTCAACGTTGAATTGCTTGTTGCACTCGAAATGGCTTTGGGACCAGACAAAGCTTGAGGTGACAAACTCACTTTGGTCGAATCCAAGGGGACATTTCTGCCATTGGCTGGTATGGATATACTGACGTCAGCAGGTCCACTGCGTATGTAATGATGGGCTGCTTGCTTAGCGGAACCTTGAGGAGATCTTGTTTGCGCATTAGTCAAACTATTATCTGCTGGCAATGATTGTGTCCTAGAAGAACGAAATTATGAGTACCAGCATTTTCAACATCCATCGAATAATGGAAAACAAATACCGTAACGATGGCGAGTCTACCGTTGGATTGATATTGTAAGCAAACGTGGCGTTGGCAGATAGATTTCTTGTTAACGTGGAAGAGTTAGAGACGTTATTCAATTGTGGAGCGTGGCCGATATTTTCGTAAAGATTTTGCCTAGCCTGCTCTTTCTCGAAAAATTCGTGAAGCTTATTCGTCCAGCCTCCAGCACAGCGAATATGTAGCCATAAGTAATCTGTTCGAAACAGAAATGTCCAGTGATTAGAAAATCGCCTAATGGTTAACCGCAACTGAGAAACCTACCTGGAAGTTCAGGTGCACTACTGATGGTAAACGGATGCCATTCGGTTTTAGTGATTGCTGGAACTTTAAGATAGAGGTAGTCTCCAGGATTGAAATGAAAACCCGGTGGTTTTTTAATCACTAAGTGAGTAACGCCAGATGGCAACAGAACGGCCGAAGAGACGGTCGTCTGACCTTTTTCGTTAGAGTGACGATAAATTCCGCTGCGGATCTTCAGGATGATGAAAATGGAGCCTGGcacgataaaccaataccaaAATCTAGGGCCGTGCAGAATCACGAGAATCCAGAAAGGTACGTAAAGCAAATGACTCCAGTAAAACACCTATTGAAATGCCTCAATCTGTTTCAGGTGCGCAAAGATAGTcataatataaaaatttaccTCAAAATAACCGCCTTTACGTACAGACGGAAGAGAGCATACACCCATGATCGCCAAAACAATGCAAAGCAGCCATCCGGTTATGTTAGCTATGCCCGGATAAAGCCCAAACATTCCAGGGTTTGTGGTAAACAGCCATTCTTTAAGAAACAAATGTTATTGATTTCAATGTTGGAGGGTTAATTATGACCGCTTCTATTCTTACCAGCAGCAGTGTGATTTCTTCCTGTTGCTGGAGAGACAAGAGTTCCGGCAATATTCAAagctaaaagaacaaaataaatcaagtatcattttaaaaaggagCGTGTTTATGATTGGCTTACGGAAATTGATGAGATGCATCACTGTGTGGAGAACGCTGTAAAATACGATGACGATACCACATGCTTTGTGTAAATAGACGTGCTGGTCGAGTGGTAGAAAACTGGCACAACCGATTTGTCTCAACAAGGTGATGACCTGACGAAGCATCAGCACCAAAATGAAGGCACAATTGAAGTTCAACGCCTGTCCTGTAAATTCAATATCTGTTGTAGCTACCATCGTCTTATGCTTCATGTTAATTCTGAGTATTACCACCAGCCCTAGCCAAAATATAGAAGATGTTTGTGTCTTTAAATTGGATGGCTCGGCTGACGAATAAACAGATATTGATGAGCGCATAAATAGCGACAAAGATAATGTAGGCTCCATTGTTCTTTATATAAGAAGAAATGGATTTGAAAGTTAGACGAGGTGGAGGAGGTTTCTTAGCAGGTAGTATAAACCGGTCCATGCTGAATTTAGGAAAtgttcaaacaaaacattcaATAAATGTAgatctttaaataaaatggaCATTCGACCTGATGGAAAGGTTCTCTAGTAAGCCAGGATGTTTAGCCATTTGAGCTTTTAACTCGGTGTAGGTAAGACCATTTTCTGAGCGATTGTCGAGCTCTTCGCTGCAATCCTGGGCATCCTCGTAGAGAGCCAAAGCGAGTTGTTCCACTTGCATCTCACTGAATTTCATTCCGTTCTCTTCAATGCACGCTTTTAAAACGGCTTTGAGCTCGTGCAGTTTGATCAAACCGTCCCCTGTGGAAATGTACAATTTTAATCAATGTgtattagtaaaaaaaaagtaggagaGAGCGGGCTAAATGATCATTACCATCCTCATCGTAAATCTGGAAAAGGCATCGGACTTTGTCTTCATCCGTTTGTCCGCAAAATTGCTCAAGGCCCTCGCGGAATTCGGCCATTGAAATGCTGCTGGAGCCGTCTTTATtgaaaatgccaaaaatgCGTTCGGCGAAAAATTTCTAGAAAAATAGAAGCTATAAATAAGCTTTGAATTCCATCTttcgagaaaagaaattacGTTTTTAGACGGAATGAGCTTCTTGAACTCTTGGAAACTCATTTCTCGAGAGTCGTCTTTTACGATGGATCGAAATAATTCATCAGCAAATCCGGGCTTTAACCTTTCAACGCCGTCCTCCCTTCTTTGCAATTGTGACAATAAAATACATATCCCTGTGTATAATGCAACGAACAGCTCACCTGTATAGAGTCAAATCGGTGAAGAAGGCCATCACATCTTCTATTGAAACCTGACCCGCCTTGTATGTGTCGATTAAACTGAAAAGTTTAGGCAACAcctgtgtttgttttttttaaattagcaACGTTATGTTTTTGTACGTGCGCATAAAGCTATCTCTAGTTAATTACCCCTCGGGACTTGAAAACGTGACAAAAGGTCTCGAAATCGATGTCTGCCTGTTTAAGAAACATGTACCACAAGGTATCCAAAAGGTCAACAAATTCAGTCCCTTTCGGTTTTTCGCTAAGTTGAGATTAAATATGAATTCAGACCAGTTATGTAAATTGATTTTCGAACATTATTACCGAAGTTTCTCTTTGAGAGAATCGACGAAATCGAGCTGAACCAGTCGACCTTCGGATTCGTGATCAAACAATCTAAACACCAGTTGCAACACATTCTGTCCAAAGAAATGATAAAATGATGATTTCAATTGTATTTCGTGATTTTGTGtaagttaaaagaaaagaatcttACATACCTCTTGCGAAAAGAGACTACAGAAGTTGCCCGCGGTGATGTTAGGTGATTGGTCTTGAATGCTTCTTTTGAGGACAGACTGAAGTCCAGTCAGAGCTTGCTGTCGTTGTTGAGCTTGTGTCAGCCAATTCACTCCGCTCGCTTGTTGGAACTCTAGCCTCGGAGACTCGCTTAATTCCGTCTGCGATTGCTGAAAAGCGCGATTGGTATGGCCCGAGAGATCGATTTCTTGGGTCGCATCCATTTTTCACGTTCCCACCTTTaccaataaaaaatcaaaactaaaCTTAACAAAGAATTAGGGTTACCTGATAACGGAAAGGACATGGAACTCTTTTCCGGTGTTATGATTTCAACAGAAACAATGGCATGAAAGGAAATGAACATAAACAATACCTTGGTTTCAGCTATTCCTTGCGAAAATGCTGCGCACtgtaatgttgttgtttttgtcctCTGCAAGAGTCATGTAAAAATGAGTGTTGAACGCGACTCACGCCGCGGTAGACTAAACAAACATTTTGGTAACGTGCTTTTTCGGTTAGAAGGATACGTGCTATGTTTGCACCCTTCACCAGAAACAGGTTCACAATAAGCGGGGAAGTCCAGTACAGGTGAACGTGATTGCAgcgaaaacagaaagaaaacgtcTAGCTTTGACCGTTTCTTTAACACCAAACCTTCATCTATACAACAATTCAAGACTGGAAGAAACCTTACGGCTAGAAAGTTGGTGCCGCTTGGAGCATGACAAAACATACAAGGATGCTTCAAACGTAAACGATGACATCAGGCTTTGGCTTCATCTTTCCAAAGCCCCAGCAGCAAAAAAGGAGGAACATTCAACTAGAATGATTAGCACATTATTGATAACTTTTAATAATCTACTGTGGATAAAACATTTTCAGTTTGCTAGAGAAAATGACGCATGTTTCCTGTGTTCAAAGGTATAAATGAATGAGCTTATGCAAAATTTTGTAATTGGCAATTTGTTCCTGCCGCAAAGGCTAAAGAGATGCACGCACCGAGCGTGAATTAAAAGTAATTTCCGAAAGGGTGTCCTAGTTTATATTATCGcccacactttttttttctttattgcgcGTTTGATTTTGTGTTGTACCCTCTACAAACATTGCCCACCAAAGATAGCGGTAGAACGTGCGCAGGTGTTGTTTGCAAAATTGTTCTGGCACAtttcacaaaaatataaaaatgaaaaaaactgtGGTCTATGTCGCCAGGTTGCGTAGGATTGTGGTGACTCATGTATCGATGATAACAATCACCTATTTTTGTAGAAATATTTCGCTACCGGAGAAAAAACATTCCTTTTCACTTTTGCTCCcctccccttttatttttctgcttcttttACAAATGCATTCTCAGCttcaaagcataaaaaaagaacaacggCCAGCTATGCAGCAATTCACTTTCTATTAAAACACGCGACGCCGAAGAAGGCAACAAAGCTCGTAAGGCATTCCAGGTATGAAAAATCATTGCTTACCAATCTAAGGAGGCCTATTCccataaattattttcattcagCCAGGTGAGTTTTGTACAACCGTCAAAGGAGAAACTTGCCGGAGAGTGAGTTTGCGTATTTGTCGTCCATCGTAGTCTACAGATACGTTGGTCACACAAGAGTGACATTAACAAATTTCAAGCCATTCGAAATGTTTGCCTAGAGGCAAACGCTTGCGGTTGCACTAGAAAGTTCTTATGTTTTcgcagttatttttttttgcagacaaGTCGTGTGCAGTGTCACGGCTTTTATAGTCCCCTAATAATTGGAGGTTACATCATCACATCTCACTGACCAGGATTTTCTCATTACTGTGATTTCCAGTTAGCAACTGGAATTACCTTATGTTCCATTTGTTGAACTGCCTTTAGAAATATCAAAGCAGTTAATGAGTTTTCTAGATGTACTAGTATCAATCGAAGACAAGTTTTCGTTGCAACAGTCAGTTTTTTAAGGGCGTGGTCCTGTTCGTCAAccagtttttaaaatgattcCATCCAACTGTTAGCAAAAATCGCAAGCCAAAGATTGTACGAATCATCATGTCCTTCAACAAATCTCGTTATCCTTTGCGAATACCGATCACAATAGAAAACCGATGACAAAAACCAAAGAGTCCCTGTGGAGAAAGTGTAACCTTGGTAACAAGCTCACCGAGGTCACCTCACGTCTTCTTCTAGCATTTTTATTGCACATGGCACGTGAATTGCCAATTTGATGGCATTCCTTTTAGCTTATTAAAGTACCATGCCAACAATCCATTCGTAAATACCTAATGGTGATTGACAAAGAGAAGCCCGtcatatatataaaaaaataagatgtCATAACAAATTACGATTAGTGTAGGTGTACGTTTTGTGGGAAATACATATTGCGGCTTACTGTTACTTGgtttcattaaaatatttaGCTCGTTCATTGACCAGACCGCGGTGGTAAATTTAAGTTTCACTTCACGTGCCACTGAATATTTGGCTCAAACAGGTTAGAAAAGCTATTGTTTTTCGTGCTGTTGCCATGACTCGGGCCAGACTTGACATGACGGAATCACAGGCACACACAACGATCAGAGTTTCTTAATTATCTTTCTTCCCCTCGTGTTTATGTCCTTATACAGCAAAAGATATTAAAGGGAGCTCCAAGGTTGCGGGGGTGCCGCAACCCGTTCTACTGGTCACTGATTTAAACTTTCACTAGCGAACTACAAGCTGCATTCACGCTGCTATATTTATTGATtctgttcctttttttgggagggcaaggaaaattttttagaaacaCCCTTCACAAACTTTGACTCCCGAACGGGACAAACTTTCGTGATTTCCAATACGCGCGTTTTGCCGTTCATTAGGATCTGACAAGTTCTTGCTTAACGTTTTGCTGACTTCATTGGTTAAACAAGTTGGACattacaaaaacaaagttgagCAAACACGCACGACGTAGATACAATTGCCAACACATACTTTGattaatcaaaaagaaattgcattGACTTCTATTCATAATGCTGGTGCAATTCGTTTAAGattgtttgaaaaaatcgCTTGGTGGGCAGTAAAGTCAGAAATGTATTTCAATTAGTTGATGGCATAATTAAAAGATTTCCTTGCGGAAATCAAAGCCAAACTCGTTGCATTTCTTTGTCAGTTCTTTGGCCAACTGTGGAGGACCACAGTAGAAAACAGTTACTTTTCCCCTATCCTCGTCAACTAATTTTTGAAACACTTTGTCCCAGTTCGGTCTTCCAGCGTTCGTGCGAGTCTTTAGTCCCGTCACTAAATCACGCTTTTCCTGCCATAAACAATATAAACAATATTTAGACAAATGGTAATACAAAAAGGCAAGTTTAACTGAACCTTATCGTGAAGCAAATCGAGAGCCATTTGCAATCCAACAGCTTTCAAATCCGTTTTTTTCAGAGCACTAGTGATGTACATGTGCAAATCGAGGAACCGGCCCAATACGCCACCCATTTCAGTTTGTTCCTTTTCCAACTGGGAGAGCATGTCAACAAACCATTCGAAACTGCGTTGATCACGGTTGATCCAGAAAAAGTCGACCTGAGAAAATCataaatgttatttaaataaaagagaaaacgatcCATTCAAGTATgaattttattactttttttagaTTCATAATTGAATCGGGCATTTGCGATACCCAGCAATGATGACATCGTGGACATGTTTGTCGGCTGGCGTAGTAGCGGTGCATGATCGATTG is a genomic window containing:
- the LOC130692242 gene encoding NADPH oxidase 5-like isoform X2, with amino-acid sequence MDATQEIDLSGHTNRAFQQSQTELSESPRLEFQQASGVNWLTQAQQRQQALTGLQSVLKRSIQDQSPNITAGNFCSLFSQENVLQLVFRLFDHESEGRLVQLDFVDSLKEKLREKPKGTEFVDLLDTLWYMFLKQADIDFETFCHVFKSRGVLPKLFSLIDTYKAGQVSIEDVMAFFTDLTLYREDGVERLKPGFADELFRSIVKDDSREMSFQEFKKLIPSKNKFFAERIFGIFNKDGSSSISMAEFREGLEQFCGQTDEDKVRCLFQIYDEDGDGLIKLHELKAVLKACIEENGMKFSEMQVEQLALALYEDAQDCSEELDNRSENGLTYTELKAQMAKHPGLLENLSISMDRFILPAKKPPPPRLTFKSISSYIKNNGAYIIFVAIYALINICLFVSRAIQFKDTNIFYILARAGGQALNFNCAFILVLMLRQVITLLRQIGCASFLPLDQHVYLHKACGIVIVFYSVLHTVMHLINFPLNIAGTLVSPATGRNHTAAEWLFTTNPGMFGLYPGIANITGWLLCIVLAIMGVCSLPSVRKGGYFEVFYWSHLLYVPFWILVILHGPRFWYWFIVPGSIFIILKIRSGIYRHSNEKGQTTVSSAVLLPSGVTHLVIKKPPGFHFNPGDYLYLKVPAITKTEWHPFTISSAPELPDYLWLHIRCAGGWTNKLHEFFEKEQARQNLYENIGHAPQLNNVSNSSTLTRNLSANATFAYNINPTVDSPSLRTQSLPADNSLTNAQTRSPQGSAKQAAHHYIRSGPADVSISIPANGRNVPLDSTKVSLSPQALSGPKAISSATSNSTLNEEEKGKKIVKRRLPKIGEAGRIYYPLPVFIDGPYGAPSSHIFRAERAVLIAAGIGVTPFASILHSIMHRYYAILQQCPNCQHSWAPQMPDSIMNLRKVDFFWINRDQRSFEWFVDMLSQLEMEQTDVGGVLDRFLNLHMYITSALKKTDMKAVGLQMAFDLLYAKEKRDLVTGLKTRTNAGRPNWDKVFQKILDEDKGKVTVFYCGPPQLAKELTKKCNDFGFDFRKEIF
- the LOC130692242 gene encoding NADPH oxidase 5-like isoform X1, with the translated sequence MDATQEIDLSGHTNRAFQQSQTELSESPRLEFQQASGVNWLTQAQQRQQALTGLQSVLKRSIQDQSPNITAGNFCSLFSQENVLQLVFRLFDHESEGRLVQLDFVDSLKEKLREKPKGTEFVDLLDTLWYMFLKQADIDFETFCHVFKSRGVLPKLFSLIDTYKAGQVSIEDVMAFFTDLTLYRREDGVERLKPGFADELFRSIVKDDSREMSFQEFKKLIPSKNKFFAERIFGIFNKDGSSSISMAEFREGLEQFCGQTDEDKVRCLFQIYDEDGDGLIKLHELKAVLKACIEENGMKFSEMQVEQLALALYEDAQDCSEELDNRSENGLTYTELKAQMAKHPGLLENLSISMDRFILPAKKPPPPRLTFKSISSYIKNNGAYIIFVAIYALINICLFVSRAIQFKDTNIFYILARAGGQALNFNCAFILVLMLRQVITLLRQIGCASFLPLDQHVYLHKACGIVIVFYSVLHTVMHLINFPLNIAGTLVSPATGRNHTAAEWLFTTNPGMFGLYPGIANITGWLLCIVLAIMGVCSLPSVRKGGYFEVFYWSHLLYVPFWILVILHGPRFWYWFIVPGSIFIILKIRSGIYRHSNEKGQTTVSSAVLLPSGVTHLVIKKPPGFHFNPGDYLYLKVPAITKTEWHPFTISSAPELPDYLWLHIRCAGGWTNKLHEFFEKEQARQNLYENIGHAPQLNNVSNSSTLTRNLSANATFAYNINPTVDSPSLRTQSLPADNSLTNAQTRSPQGSAKQAAHHYIRSGPADVSISIPANGRNVPLDSTKVSLSPQALSGPKAISSATSNSTLNEEEKGKKIVKRRLPKIGEAGRIYYPLPVFIDGPYGAPSSHIFRAERAVLIAAGIGVTPFASILHSIMHRYYAILQQCPNCQHSWAPQMPDSIMNLRKVDFFWINRDQRSFEWFVDMLSQLEMEQTDVGGVLDRFLNLHMYITSALKKTDMKAVGLQMAFDLLYAKEKRDLVTGLKTRTNAGRPNWDKVFQKILDEDKGKVTVFYCGPPQLAKELTKKCNDFGFDFRKEIF